In Rhodanobacter humi, the following are encoded in one genomic region:
- a CDS encoding RnfH family protein: MAEPTIEVDVVHAGARRLWRRSVSLPAGSTAMQAVEATGWLAGLSAEVSEPLRLGIHSRRVEADHVLRDGDRVEIYRPLALDPMAARRRRAGKG; the protein is encoded by the coding sequence ATGGCTGAACCGACGATCGAGGTGGACGTGGTGCATGCCGGTGCGCGTCGCCTGTGGCGCCGTAGCGTCTCGCTGCCGGCCGGCAGCACGGCGATGCAGGCGGTCGAAGCCACCGGGTGGCTGGCGGGACTGTCGGCGGAGGTGTCGGAACCGCTGCGGCTGGGCATCCATTCACGCCGGGTCGAGGCGGACCATGTGCTCCGCGATGGCGACCGGGTGGAAATCTACCGGCCGCTCGCGCTGGACCCGATGGCCGCGCGCCGGCGCCGGGCCGGCAAGGGCTGA
- the dnaK gene encoding molecular chaperone DnaK, translated as MGKIIGIDLGTTNSCVSVMDGSTAKVIENSEGDRTTPSIVAFSKDGEVLVGAPAKRQGVTNPKNTFYAVKRLIGRKFTDAEVQKDLHIVPYGIVANDNGDAWVQTADGKKMAPPEISAKVLMKMKKTAEDYLGEPVTEAVITVPAYFNDSQRQATKDAGRIAGLEVKRIINEPTAAALAYGLDKKGGDRKIAVYDLGGGTFDVSIIEIAEVDGEKQFEVLATNGDTFLGGEDFDMRVIDYLVEEFQKDQGIDLRKDPLALQRLKDAAERAKIELSSAHQTEVNLPYVTADASGPKHLNIKLTRAKLEALVEDLVKRTIEPCRTALNDAGLRVSDIDEVILVGGQTRMPKVQESVKDFFGKEPRKDVNPDEAVAVGAAIQGGVLGGTVKDVLLLDVTPLSLGIETMGGVMTKLIEKNTTVPTKAAQTFSTADDNQTAVTVHVLQGERERASANKSLGKFDLSGIDAAPRGIPQIEVTFDIDANGILHVSAKDKKTGKEQKIEIKAGSGLSEDEINRMVADAEANKEEDKKFHELVATRNKADQLVHATRSALKEHGDKVGAQIGGIEEALSDLEKVKDGDDKGAIEAKITKLEQVAQALYAAAQGQGAPADAGAQAGPHGSAQPDDVVDAEFTEVKDDKK; from the coding sequence ATGGGCAAGATCATCGGCATCGACCTGGGCACCACCAACTCCTGCGTGTCCGTGATGGACGGCAGCACCGCCAAGGTCATCGAAAACTCGGAAGGCGACCGCACCACGCCCTCCATCGTGGCCTTCAGCAAGGACGGCGAGGTGCTGGTGGGCGCGCCGGCCAAGCGCCAGGGCGTGACCAACCCCAAGAACACGTTCTACGCGGTGAAGCGCCTGATCGGCCGCAAGTTCACCGATGCCGAGGTGCAGAAGGACCTCCACATCGTGCCCTACGGCATCGTCGCGAACGACAACGGCGACGCCTGGGTGCAGACCGCCGACGGCAAGAAGATGGCGCCGCCGGAGATCTCCGCGAAGGTGCTGATGAAGATGAAGAAGACCGCCGAGGACTATCTCGGCGAGCCGGTCACCGAGGCCGTCATCACGGTGCCCGCCTACTTCAACGACAGCCAGCGCCAGGCGACCAAGGACGCCGGCCGCATCGCCGGCCTGGAAGTGAAGCGCATCATCAACGAGCCCACCGCGGCCGCGTTGGCCTACGGCCTGGACAAGAAGGGCGGCGACCGCAAGATCGCGGTGTACGACCTGGGCGGCGGCACCTTCGACGTGTCGATCATCGAGATCGCCGAAGTCGACGGCGAGAAGCAGTTCGAGGTGCTGGCCACCAACGGCGACACCTTCCTCGGTGGCGAGGACTTCGACATGCGCGTCATCGACTACCTGGTCGAGGAGTTCCAGAAGGACCAGGGCATCGACCTGCGCAAGGATCCGCTCGCCCTGCAGCGCCTGAAGGACGCCGCCGAGCGCGCCAAGATCGAGCTGTCGTCCGCGCACCAGACCGAAGTGAACCTGCCGTACGTGACGGCCGACGCCAGTGGTCCCAAGCACCTGAACATCAAGCTCACCCGCGCCAAGCTGGAAGCGCTGGTGGAAGACCTGGTCAAGCGCACCATCGAACCCTGCCGCACCGCGCTCAACGACGCCGGCTTGCGCGTGTCCGACATCGACGAGGTGATCCTGGTCGGTGGCCAGACCCGCATGCCCAAGGTGCAGGAATCGGTGAAGGACTTCTTCGGCAAGGAGCCGCGCAAGGACGTCAATCCGGACGAGGCCGTGGCCGTGGGCGCGGCGATCCAGGGCGGCGTGCTGGGCGGCACCGTCAAGGACGTGTTGCTGCTCGACGTGACTCCGCTGTCGCTGGGCATCGAGACCATGGGCGGCGTGATGACCAAGCTGATCGAGAAGAACACCACGGTGCCGACCAAGGCCGCGCAGACCTTCTCCACCGCCGACGACAACCAGACCGCGGTGACCGTGCACGTGCTGCAGGGCGAGCGCGAGCGCGCCAGCGCGAACAAGTCGCTGGGCAAGTTCGACCTGTCCGGCATCGATGCCGCGCCGCGCGGCATACCGCAGATCGAGGTGACCTTCGACATCGATGCGAACGGCATCCTGCACGTGTCGGCCAAGGACAAGAAGACCGGCAAGGAGCAGAAGATCGAGATCAAGGCCGGCTCGGGCCTGTCCGAGGACGAGATCAACCGGATGGTCGCCGACGCCGAGGCGAACAAGGAAGAGGACAAGAAGTTCCACGAGCTGGTCGCCACGCGCAACAAGGCCGATCAGCTGGTGCACGCCACCCGCAGCGCGCTGAAGGAGCACGGTGACAAGGTGGGTGCGCAGATCGGCGGCATCGAGGAAGCGCTGTCGGATCTGGAGAAGGTCAAGGACGGCGACGACAAGGGCGCCATCGAGGCGAAGATCACCAAGCTGGAGCAGGTGGCCCAGGCGCTGTACGCCGCGGCCCAGGGCCAGGGCGCCCCGGCCGATGCCGGCGCGCAGGCCGGCCCGCACGGCTCCGCACAGCCGGACGACGTGGTGGATGCCGAGTTCACCGAAGTGAAGGACGACAAGAAGTAA
- the recN gene encoding DNA repair protein RecN: protein MLTSLHVRQFAVVEQAEVDLGAGLTVVSGETGAGKSLLVDALLLLTGERADSGMVRAGSDRAELSAEFDLAALPEARAWLAQEELDDGEACQLRRVIRAEGSSRAWINGRPASAGQLAELATLLVEIHGQHEHQALLSRTHQLALLDAYASHEALAAQVRELAVQWRELGARIRRLSGGEDREQRLELLRHELEELEQWALPPAELAELEASHKRLANAGRLAEGAAGVAELLDGDSEFALRRALGRAHAELGKLAALDETLNPALELLDNAAIQLGEAADTLGRYAQDVDLDPARFAEVDTHLARLHELGRRHRLPVAELHDKLTALRDELAELEGAGEALEKLATQRERARTDYDKAAAMLGKSRRKAADKLGKEVSALMAELGMAGGVLQVELEAAAGDEPDPQGRERCELLVSANPGQPPRALRKVASGGELARISLAIEVATLGKDSVGTMVFDEVDSGIGGAVAEVVGQKLRALGGQRQVLCVTHLPQVAAQGHAHLHVSKHSDDGHTRTQIQALNAEGRRDELARMLGGVEITRETRAHAKQMLERAQA from the coding sequence ATGCTCACTTCGCTCCACGTCCGCCAATTCGCCGTCGTCGAACAAGCCGAAGTCGATCTTGGCGCCGGCCTCACCGTGGTCAGCGGCGAGACCGGCGCCGGCAAGTCGCTGCTGGTGGACGCCCTGCTGTTGCTCACCGGCGAGCGCGCCGACAGCGGCATGGTGCGCGCCGGCAGCGACCGCGCGGAGCTGTCCGCCGAGTTCGACCTCGCCGCCCTGCCCGAGGCCCGCGCCTGGCTGGCGCAGGAAGAACTGGACGATGGCGAAGCCTGCCAGTTGCGCCGGGTGATCCGCGCCGAGGGCAGCTCACGCGCCTGGATCAACGGCCGCCCCGCCAGCGCCGGCCAGCTCGCCGAACTGGCCACCCTGCTGGTGGAAATCCACGGCCAGCACGAGCACCAGGCCCTGCTCTCCCGCACCCACCAGCTCGCCCTGCTCGACGCCTACGCCAGCCACGAAGCGCTGGCGGCACAAGTCCGCGAACTGGCCGTGCAATGGCGCGAACTCGGCGCGCGCATCCGCCGCCTCAGCGGCGGCGAGGATCGCGAGCAGCGACTGGAACTGTTGCGCCACGAACTGGAAGAACTCGAACAATGGGCGCTGCCGCCGGCCGAACTGGCCGAACTGGAAGCCAGCCACAAGCGGCTCGCCAACGCCGGCCGGCTCGCTGAGGGCGCCGCCGGCGTGGCCGAACTGCTCGACGGCGACAGCGAATTCGCGCTGCGCCGCGCGCTGGGGCGTGCCCATGCCGAACTGGGCAAGCTGGCCGCGCTGGACGAAACGCTGAATCCCGCGCTGGAACTGCTGGACAACGCCGCGATCCAGCTCGGCGAAGCCGCCGACACGCTGGGCCGCTACGCGCAGGACGTCGACCTCGACCCCGCGCGTTTCGCCGAGGTCGACACCCATCTGGCCCGCCTGCACGAACTCGGTCGCCGCCACCGCCTGCCGGTCGCCGAGCTGCACGACAAGCTCACCGCGCTGCGTGACGAACTGGCCGAACTGGAAGGCGCCGGTGAAGCGCTGGAGAAGCTCGCCACCCAGCGCGAGCGCGCACGGACCGACTACGACAAGGCCGCCGCCATGCTGGGCAAGTCGCGCCGCAAGGCCGCGGACAAGCTCGGCAAGGAAGTCAGCGCGCTGATGGCCGAGCTGGGCATGGCCGGCGGCGTGCTGCAGGTGGAGCTGGAAGCAGCCGCAGGCGACGAACCCGATCCGCAAGGCCGCGAACGCTGCGAGCTGCTGGTCAGCGCCAACCCCGGCCAGCCGCCGCGCGCACTGCGCAAGGTGGCCTCCGGCGGCGAACTGGCGCGCATCAGCCTCGCCATCGAGGTCGCCACCCTGGGCAAGGACAGCGTGGGCACCATGGTGTTCGACGAAGTGGACAGCGGCATCGGCGGCGCGGTGGCCGAGGTGGTGGGCCAGAAGCTGCGCGCGCTGGGCGGCCAGCGCCAGGTGCTGTGCGTCACCCACCTGCCGCAGGTGGCTGCGCAGGGCCACGCGCATCTTCATGTGAGCAAGCACAGTGACGACGGCCACACCCGCACGCAAATCCAAGCATTGAATGCCGAGGGTCGGCGCGACGAGTTGGCGCGCATGCTGGGCGGCGTGGAGATCACCCGCGAGACCCGCGCCCACGCGAAACAGATGCTGGAACGGGCTCAGGCCTAA
- the grpE gene encoding nucleotide exchange factor GrpE, which yields MQNNDPHAPQQAPDVDAADAAANADLEALKTRVAELEVSNTELRETVLREKAEIENQRRRLHRDLEQARRFANEKLLNELLPVFDGLESGLAVETADVAAMREGLGLTLKSLLKVGENHGLAQVDPLGQPLDPERHHAVSMVEAPGAAAGTVVSVLQKGYVLNDRLLRPALVAVARD from the coding sequence ATGCAGAACAACGATCCGCACGCGCCGCAGCAGGCACCTGACGTCGACGCCGCCGACGCGGCGGCCAACGCCGACCTGGAGGCGCTCAAGACCCGCGTGGCCGAGCTGGAGGTCAGCAACACCGAACTGCGCGAGACCGTGCTGCGCGAGAAGGCCGAGATCGAGAACCAGCGCCGCCGCTTGCACCGCGACCTGGAGCAGGCCCGTCGCTTCGCCAACGAGAAGCTGCTGAACGAATTGCTGCCGGTGTTCGACGGCCTGGAAAGCGGCTTGGCGGTGGAAACCGCCGACGTGGCGGCGATGCGCGAAGGCCTTGGCCTCACGCTGAAGTCGCTGCTCAAGGTGGGCGAGAACCACGGCCTGGCACAGGTCGATCCGCTGGGCCAGCCGCTGGATCCGGAGCGCCACCACGCGGTGAGCATGGTGGAGGCGCCCGGCGCGGCGGCCGGCACCGTGGTCAGCGTGCTGCAGAAGGGCTACGTGCTGAACGACCGCCTGTTGCGCCCCGCACTGGTCGCCGTGGCGCGCGACTGA
- a CDS encoding TMEM175 family protein translates to MNKGRLEAFSDGVLAIIITIMVLELKVPHGAGWDVLAAQWPVFLSYVLSFVYVGIYWNNHHHFLHAAQKVNGASLWANLHLLFWLSLMPVTTGWMGENQFAPLPVAVYGVVLLMCALAWQPFQRSLIAANGGKDSLLAQAVGADWKGWLAVAMYVSGIALAFVAPWVSCLFYATVAAIWFIPDRRIESRIKQ, encoded by the coding sequence ATGAACAAGGGGCGGCTGGAAGCCTTCAGCGACGGCGTGCTGGCCATCATCATCACCATCATGGTGCTGGAGCTGAAGGTGCCGCACGGCGCCGGCTGGGACGTGCTGGCCGCGCAGTGGCCGGTGTTCCTCAGCTACGTGCTGAGCTTCGTCTACGTGGGCATCTACTGGAACAACCACCATCACTTCCTGCACGCCGCGCAGAAGGTCAACGGCGCCTCGCTGTGGGCGAACCTGCACCTGCTGTTCTGGCTGTCGCTGATGCCGGTGACCACCGGCTGGATGGGCGAGAACCAGTTCGCCCCGCTGCCGGTGGCGGTGTACGGCGTGGTGCTGCTGATGTGCGCGCTGGCCTGGCAGCCGTTCCAGCGCAGCCTGATCGCCGCCAACGGCGGGAAGGATTCCCTGCTCGCGCAGGCGGTGGGCGCGGACTGGAAAGGCTGGCTCGCCGTCGCCATGTATGTGTCGGGCATTGCGCTGGCGTTCGTGGCGCCGTGGGTGTCCTGTCTTTTCTATGCCACGGTGGCAGCGATCTGGTTCATTCCTGATCGGCGCATCGAATCGCGGATCAAGCAATGA
- a CDS encoding response regulator transcription factor has protein sequence MYSIVLVDDHAIVREGFKRLIGLEPDFRVVAECRSADDAVEAVAQQRPDLVALDLSLPDGSGLPLIEHLRSVAPDTHIVVLSMHDGEPYVSEALRRGASGYVTKGVAPEELVAGLRAVMQGEQFLSSDLRQRRAEQPESALDPLHRLTAREHEVFLLLACGRTPKQVAAELGIGQKTVYIHRASVMGKLNAGSELELYRMASERGLLPASS, from the coding sequence ATGTACAGCATTGTCCTGGTCGACGACCACGCCATCGTGCGCGAAGGCTTCAAGCGGCTGATCGGGCTGGAACCCGATTTCAGGGTGGTGGCCGAGTGCCGCAGCGCCGACGATGCGGTGGAGGCGGTGGCCCAGCAGCGGCCCGACCTGGTGGCGCTGGACTTGTCGCTGCCCGACGGCAGCGGCCTGCCGCTGATCGAACACCTGCGCAGCGTGGCGCCGGACACGCACATCGTGGTGTTGAGCATGCACGACGGCGAACCCTACGTGTCCGAGGCGCTGCGTCGCGGCGCCAGCGGCTACGTGACCAAGGGCGTGGCGCCGGAGGAACTGGTGGCGGGCCTGCGCGCGGTAATGCAGGGCGAGCAGTTCCTGAGTTCCGACCTGCGCCAGCGCCGCGCCGAGCAACCGGAGTCCGCGCTCGATCCGCTGCATCGGCTGACCGCGCGTGAGCATGAGGTCTTCCTGCTGCTGGCCTGCGGCCGCACGCCGAAGCAGGTGGCGGCCGAACTCGGCATCGGCCAGAAGACCGTCTACATCCACCGTGCCAGCGTGATGGGCAAGCTCAACGCCGGTTCGGAACTGGAGCTGTACCGCATGGCCAGCGAGCGGGGATTGCTGCCGGCCAGCAGTTAG
- the smpB gene encoding SsrA-binding protein SmpB, which yields MAKSKDKDTTKGTGTIALNKRARFEYHIDQRYEAGVALQGWELKALRAGRINFGDGYAIVIKGEIFLVGASIPPLISASTHVIAEDRRTRKLLLHRKEIDALIGAVERKGYTLVPTAMYWKNGKVKVEVGLARGKQEHDKRDTEKQRDWQIEKQRTMRSHNRQA from the coding sequence ATGGCCAAGAGCAAGGACAAGGACACCACCAAGGGCACCGGCACGATCGCGCTGAACAAGCGCGCGCGCTTCGAGTACCACATCGACCAGCGCTACGAGGCCGGCGTGGCGCTGCAGGGCTGGGAGCTGAAGGCGCTGCGCGCGGGGCGGATCAACTTCGGCGACGGCTACGCGATCGTGATCAAGGGCGAGATCTTCCTGGTCGGCGCCTCGATCCCACCGCTGATCAGCGCCTCCACCCACGTGATCGCCGAGGACCGGCGCACGCGCAAGCTGCTGCTGCACAGGAAGGAAATCGACGCGCTGATCGGCGCGGTGGAGCGCAAGGGCTACACCCTGGTACCCACCGCGATGTACTGGAAGAACGGCAAGGTCAAGGTGGAGGTCGGCCTGGCGCGCGGCAAGCAGGAGCACGACAAGCGCGACACCGAGAAGCAGCGCGACTGGCAGATCGAGAAGCAGCGCACCATGCGCTCGCACAATCGCCAGGCTTGA
- a CDS encoding outer membrane protein assembly factor BamE, which produces MQKLITLPVVALLALAVSGCHLVYTPDVRQGNLLDKTIDQKAVDQLKPGLTKRQVLLLVGTPSVATPFDQSRWDYVSTYSHRGGPMQVGTMSLYFDNDTLARVEGSPFLENNKNLLKESKKYHVDYPVDEGKGDKDIKGKDDKDSGGDSGGSDSH; this is translated from the coding sequence ATGCAAAAGCTGATCACCCTGCCGGTTGTCGCCCTGCTGGCGCTTGCCGTTTCCGGCTGCCATCTGGTCTACACGCCGGACGTGCGCCAGGGCAACCTGCTCGACAAGACCATCGACCAGAAGGCGGTGGATCAGCTCAAGCCCGGCCTGACCAAGCGCCAGGTACTGCTGCTGGTGGGCACGCCGTCGGTGGCCACGCCGTTCGACCAGAGCCGCTGGGACTACGTCTCCACCTATTCGCACCGCGGCGGCCCGATGCAGGTCGGCACGATGAGCCTGTATTTCGACAACGACACGCTGGCGCGCGTCGAGGGCAGCCCGTTCCTGGAAAACAACAAGAACCTGCTCAAGGAGAGCAAGAAGTACCACGTCGACTACCCGGTCGACGAGGGGAAGGGCGACAAGGACATCAAGGGCAAGGACGACAAGGATTCCGGCGGCGATTCCGGCGGCAGCGACAGCCACTGA
- the fur gene encoding ferric iron uptake transcriptional regulator — MEQETQELRRVGLKVTHPRMRILQIFDEEEGNHLTAEDVYKKLLAHQEDIGLATVYRVLTQFEAAGIVIKHNFEGGQAVYELDRGRHHDHMIDVDSGKVIEFVSEEIERLQHEIAARHGYVIEDHSLVLYVRPKHRPRKS, encoded by the coding sequence ATGGAACAGGAAACCCAGGAACTGCGCCGGGTCGGCCTCAAGGTGACCCACCCGCGCATGCGCATCCTGCAGATCTTCGACGAGGAGGAGGGCAACCACCTCACTGCCGAGGACGTCTACAAGAAGCTGCTCGCCCACCAGGAAGACATCGGCCTGGCGACGGTGTACCGCGTGCTGACCCAGTTCGAGGCCGCGGGCATCGTCATCAAGCACAACTTCGAGGGCGGTCAGGCCGTCTACGAACTCGACCGTGGCCGCCACCACGACCACATGATCGATGTGGACAGCGGAAAGGTGATCGAGTTCGTCAGCGAGGAGATCGAGCGCCTGCAGCACGAGATCGCGGCGCGCCACGGCTACGTGATCGAGGACCACAGCCTGGTGCTGTACGTGCGCCCCAAGCATCGCCCACGCAAGAGCTGA
- the hrcA gene encoding heat-inducible transcriptional repressor HrcA gives MSLRHDHELDARTRRLLRSLIAQYLIDGEPVGSRTLSRSSGLDVSPATIRNIMADLEEAGLVASPHTSAGRIPTPRGLRLFVDSLIELQPLPHEELARLQRELPPGQATTRDLLGNASTLLSAMTHFAGVVTVPRQVDFPLRHIDFVPLPDAQVLVILVFSDNQVQNRVVRLAKPLDGRELEQAANYINTHFVGLRVDDIRAHLLAELRAAGSELNRLVASATELATASFAPQAGGEDVLVSGQTNLMGYAELADLQRLRELFEAFQQKNELLQLMEVCARAPGVRLFIGEESGFAALDGCSVVTASYGAQGRVLGAVGVIGPTRMAYERVIPVVQATAGLLSDALNRAATAS, from the coding sequence ATGTCCCTTCGCCATGACCACGAACTCGACGCGCGCACGCGGCGTCTGCTGCGCAGCCTGATCGCGCAGTACCTGATCGATGGCGAACCGGTGGGCTCGCGCACGCTGTCGCGCTCCTCGGGGCTGGACGTGAGCCCGGCCACGATCCGCAACATCATGGCCGACCTGGAGGAGGCCGGCCTGGTGGCTTCGCCGCACACCTCGGCGGGGCGCATCCCCACGCCGCGCGGCCTGCGCCTGTTCGTGGACAGCCTGATCGAACTGCAGCCGCTGCCGCACGAGGAACTGGCCCGCCTGCAGCGCGAGCTGCCGCCGGGACAGGCCACCACGCGCGACCTGCTGGGCAACGCCTCAACCCTGCTGTCGGCGATGACGCACTTCGCGGGCGTGGTCACGGTGCCGCGGCAGGTGGACTTCCCCTTGCGCCACATCGACTTCGTGCCGCTGCCCGATGCGCAGGTGCTGGTGATCCTGGTGTTCTCCGACAACCAGGTGCAGAACCGCGTGGTGCGGCTGGCCAAGCCGCTGGACGGCCGCGAGCTGGAGCAGGCGGCGAATTACATCAACACGCATTTCGTGGGGCTGCGCGTGGATGACATCCGTGCGCACCTGCTCGCCGAGCTGCGCGCGGCGGGCAGCGAGCTGAACCGGCTGGTGGCCAGCGCCACCGAACTGGCCACGGCCTCGTTCGCGCCGCAGGCCGGCGGCGAGGACGTGCTGGTCAGCGGCCAGACCAACCTGATGGGTTATGCCGAGCTGGCCGACCTGCAGCGCCTGCGCGAACTGTTCGAGGCGTTCCAGCAGAAGAACGAACTGCTGCAGCTGATGGAGGTGTGCGCACGCGCACCCGGCGTGCGGCTGTTCATCGGCGAGGAATCGGGCTTCGCGGCACTGGACGGCTGCAGCGTGGTCACCGCCAGCTACGGTGCACAGGGGCGCGTGCTGGGCGCGGTGGGCGTGATCGGCCCCACGCGCATGGCCTACGAGCGGGTGATCCCGGTGGTGCAGGCCACCGCCGGCCTGCTCAGCGATGCCTTGAATCGCGCCGCGACGGCCTCATAA
- a CDS encoding MASE1 domain-containing sensor histidine kinase: MRPKPFRPLHSGPLLGVLYLLLWLLLWPTAQPYWMLPYGLRFGALLLLPMRSWGWLIGAELVASAGMSFHEGLPMGWGGYFLGELPEPLVTAAGLWLLRRLNPHAGASLHNPQETARLLLAAILVVLSTTAVDVGLLTVIHTAAAEDALIHVLGNELLGGYLGVLLVVPVMVLLLRTPPDRRATAGLLLDGLQVMLPAMAILLLLSEQATSEPQFARALSLAPVLFFAFRHGWRGASLAMIVSSFGMTVLDQRLGHVPSAAGYLFLAVAGTGTLMLGSATDALRRSKLRVAEQNTHLAAVNRRLDQLARQLRAAARGNLQADENQRRHLAAELHDELGQNITAIQTHVKLAQARLQQAGLEDIGTSINGILAHMRRALHRLLDDLRPAVLDEFGLLRALDEGPIRDLLNAAGISYHTELRGDPRLLDDDTRTTIYRLAQESATNAVKHARASEFRVRLRIGERHGTALALLDLRDNGIGLPERLPRGGRGLQGMRDRVTSLGGLFRLRPVLRGVHLRVLLRSSIESPVTNRSI; the protein is encoded by the coding sequence ATGCGCCCGAAACCGTTCCGTCCGCTGCACTCCGGCCCGTTGCTTGGCGTGCTCTACCTGTTGCTGTGGCTGCTGCTGTGGCCCACCGCGCAGCCGTACTGGATGTTGCCCTACGGCCTGCGTTTCGGCGCGCTGCTGCTGTTGCCCATGCGCAGTTGGGGCTGGCTGATCGGAGCGGAACTGGTCGCCTCCGCCGGCATGAGCTTCCATGAAGGCCTGCCGATGGGCTGGGGCGGCTACTTCCTCGGCGAACTGCCCGAGCCGCTGGTGACCGCGGCAGGCCTGTGGCTGCTGCGCCGGCTCAACCCGCATGCAGGCGCGAGCCTGCACAACCCGCAGGAGACGGCCCGCCTGCTGCTGGCCGCGATCCTGGTGGTGCTCTCCACCACCGCCGTGGACGTGGGTCTGCTCACCGTGATCCACACCGCCGCGGCCGAGGACGCATTGATCCACGTGCTCGGCAACGAGCTGCTGGGTGGCTACCTGGGCGTGCTGCTGGTGGTGCCGGTGATGGTCCTGCTGTTGCGCACCCCGCCCGACCGCCGCGCGACGGCAGGCCTGCTGCTGGACGGCCTGCAGGTGATGCTGCCGGCGATGGCCATCCTGCTGCTGCTGTCCGAGCAGGCCACCTCCGAACCGCAATTCGCCCGCGCGCTGTCGCTGGCACCGGTGCTGTTCTTCGCCTTCCGCCATGGCTGGCGTGGCGCGAGCCTGGCGATGATCGTCTCCAGCTTCGGCATGACCGTGCTGGACCAGCGGCTCGGCCACGTGCCCTCGGCGGCCGGCTACCTGTTCCTGGCCGTGGCCGGCACCGGCACGCTGATGCTGGGCTCGGCCACCGACGCCCTGCGCCGCAGCAAGCTGCGGGTGGCCGAGCAGAACACCCACCTGGCCGCGGTCAACCGCCGGCTGGACCAGTTGGCGCGACAGCTGCGCGCTGCCGCCCGCGGCAACCTGCAGGCCGACGAGAACCAGCGCCGGCACCTCGCCGCCGAGCTGCACGACGAGCTGGGCCAGAACATCACCGCGATCCAGACCCACGTGAAGCTGGCGCAGGCGCGCCTGCAGCAGGCCGGGCTGGAGGACATCGGCACTTCGATCAACGGCATCCTCGCCCACATGCGACGCGCCCTGCATCGCCTGCTGGACGACCTGCGCCCCGCCGTGCTGGACGAGTTCGGCCTGCTGCGCGCACTGGACGAGGGCCCGATCCGCGACCTGCTGAACGCCGCGGGCATCAGCTACCACACTGAACTGCGCGGCGACCCGCGCCTGCTCGACGACGACACCCGTACCACGATCTACCGGTTGGCGCAGGAAAGCGCCACCAATGCCGTCAAGCATGCCCGGGCCAGCGAATTCCGTGTGCGCCTGCGCATCGGCGAGCGCCACGGCACGGCCCTGGCCCTGCTCGACCTGCGCGACAACGGCATCGGCCTGCCCGAGCGCCTGCCCCGCGGCGGTCGCGGCCTGCAAGGCATGCGCGACCGGGTCACCTCGCTGGGTGGACTGTTCCGGCTGCGCCCGGTGCTGCGCGGCGTGCACCTGCGCGTATTGCTGCGCAGCAGCATCGAATCGCCGGTCACAAATCGGAGCATCTAG
- a CDS encoding type II toxin-antitoxin system RatA family toxin, which translates to MIEIRRSALVRHSPEQMFALVDGVEAYPKRFPWCSSATVIERADSVLVARLDLHFAGLRHSFTTRNTAERPQRIDIRLVDGPFRSLDGLWSFTALGEDGCKVALALDFDYAGIGGSVLKLGFQSLANRMVDDFCRAADQVYG; encoded by the coding sequence GTGATCGAAATACGCCGCAGCGCGCTGGTGCGCCATTCGCCGGAGCAGATGTTCGCTCTGGTTGACGGAGTGGAAGCATACCCAAAGCGCTTTCCCTGGTGCTCGTCGGCCACCGTGATCGAGCGCGCGGACAGCGTGCTGGTGGCGCGGCTCGACCTGCATTTCGCGGGCCTGCGGCACAGCTTCACCACGCGCAACACCGCCGAGCGGCCGCAGCGCATCGATATCCGCCTGGTCGACGGTCCGTTCCGTTCGCTGGACGGCCTGTGGAGCTTCACCGCGCTGGGCGAGGACGGCTGCAAGGTGGCGCTGGCGCTGGATTTCGACTACGCCGGCATCGGCGGCAGCGTGCTCAAGCTGGGTTTCCAGAGCCTGGCCAACCGCATGGTGGACGATTTCTGCCGCGCCGCGGACCAGGTGTATGGCTGA